In Gammaproteobacteria bacterium, one genomic interval encodes:
- a CDS encoding 2-oxoacid:ferredoxin oxidoreductase subunit beta, whose amino-acid sequence MSYIARPKVSHPALARNELGLTMRDYEGGMSTLCAGCGHDSITGALIQAVFELSIPPHRMGKLSGIGCSSKTPAYFAASSHGFNSVHGRMPSVSTGAAAVNGRLQYIGISGDGDSLSIGVGQFVHAMRRNLNMLYLIEDNGVYGLTKGQFSASADTGSTAKRGEVNEQQAIDPCLLAIASGCGFVARGFSGDRTQLVPLLKAGLSHRGFAMIDVISPCVTFNDHEGSTKSYRFTRENAYPIGHTDFIPPEVEIKAELGVGEAQQVQLHGGGSILLRKLDQEYDASDRSAALAYLSRRQGNGEVATGLLFVEEGGADMHELARLGETPLADLPYERLCPGSGALADLQDRLR is encoded by the coding sequence ATGAGCTATATCGCCCGACCCAAGGTCAGCCACCCGGCCCTGGCCCGCAACGAACTGGGGCTGACCATGCGCGACTACGAGGGCGGCATGTCCACGCTTTGCGCGGGCTGCGGGCACGACTCGATCACCGGTGCGCTGATCCAGGCGGTCTTCGAGCTGTCCATACCGCCGCATCGAATGGGCAAGCTCAGCGGGATCGGATGTTCGTCCAAGACGCCGGCGTACTTCGCGGCTTCCTCCCACGGGTTCAACTCGGTCCACGGGCGAATGCCTTCGGTATCCACCGGCGCCGCCGCGGTCAATGGCCGGCTCCAGTACATCGGCATTTCCGGCGACGGCGATTCGCTGTCCATCGGGGTCGGTCAGTTCGTTCACGCCATGCGCCGCAACCTCAACATGCTGTACCTGATCGAGGACAACGGCGTCTACGGGCTTACCAAGGGACAGTTTTCCGCCTCCGCCGACACCGGCAGCACCGCCAAGCGCGGCGAGGTGAACGAACAGCAGGCCATTGATCCCTGCCTGCTCGCGATTGCCTCGGGTTGCGGTTTCGTGGCCCGCGGGTTTTCCGGAGACCGCACACAGCTGGTGCCGCTGCTCAAGGCCGGACTGTCGCATCGCGGGTTTGCGATGATCGACGTGATTTCGCCCTGCGTCACGTTCAACGACCACGAGGGCTCGACCAAGAGCTATCGCTTTACGCGCGAGAATGCGTATCCGATCGGCCACACGGATTTCATTCCGCCGGAAGTCGAAATCAAGGCCGAACTCGGCGTGGGCGAGGCGCAGCAGGTCCAGTTGCACGGCGGAGGCAGCATCCTGCTGCGCAAACTGGACCAGGAGTACGACGCAAGCGACCGGAGTGCGGCCCTGGCTTATCTCAGCCGCCGCCAGGGCAATGGAGAGGTGGCCACCGGCCTGCTGTTCGTGGAGGAAGGCGGCGCGGACATGCATGAACTCGCGCGATTGGGCGAAACGCCGCTGGCGGACTTGCCTTACGAAAGGCTTTGCCCGGGATCGGGCGCGCTGGCCGACTTGCAGGACCGGCTGCGTTAA
- the erpA gene encoding iron-sulfur cluster insertion protein ErpA, giving the protein MEPQIYDDRHGSAPLVFTEAAARKVGQLLQEEDNSALMLRVYISGGGCSGFQYGFTFDDQREEGDASVEQLGVTLLVDPTSLQYLEGAEIDFKDDLSGARFVIRNPNAQSTCGCGSSFSA; this is encoded by the coding sequence ATGGAACCGCAGATTTACGACGATCGACACGGCAGCGCTCCGCTGGTCTTTACCGAGGCCGCGGCCCGCAAGGTGGGCCAGTTGCTGCAGGAAGAAGACAACTCGGCGCTGATGCTGCGCGTCTATATCTCCGGTGGAGGCTGCTCGGGCTTTCAGTACGGGTTTACCTTCGACGACCAGCGCGAGGAAGGCGACGCTTCGGTGGAGCAGCTGGGCGTAACCCTCCTGGTGGACCCCACCAGCTTGCAGTACCTGGAAGGCGCCGAGATCGACTTCAAGGACGACTTGAGCGGCGCACGCTTCGTTATCCGCAATCCGAACGCCCAGAGCACATGCGGATGCGGTTCCAGCTTTTCCGCCTGA
- a CDS encoding polymer-forming cytoskeletal protein, protein MGATGTKDMKNRLNNAVTTLVGSDATVTGNLIFDRGCHVAGTVKGDVSAPDNKKSELAVAQTGRIEGNARAARMLIQGTIVGDLYCSGTITLKSTARIEGSIAYEQIEVEKGAVVMGRLLVGSADPAGSVAAAGHGPESSSANRMQPSLT, encoded by the coding sequence ATGGGCGCCACTGGCACCAAGGACATGAAGAATCGACTGAACAATGCGGTTACGACTCTGGTCGGAAGTGACGCCACCGTTACCGGCAACCTGATTTTCGACCGGGGCTGTCATGTGGCCGGGACCGTCAAGGGCGACGTGTCCGCGCCGGACAACAAGAAGAGCGAACTGGCCGTCGCGCAAACCGGGCGCATAGAGGGCAACGCCAGGGCCGCGCGCATGCTGATCCAGGGCACGATCGTTGGCGACCTGTACTGCAGCGGAACGATCACCCTCAAATCGACCGCGCGTATCGAGGGTTCGATAGCGTACGAGCAGATCGAAGTAGAAAAAGGCGCCGTCGTAATGGGCCGGTTGCTGGTGGGTTCCGCGGATCCGGCCGGCAGCGTGGCTGCAGCCGGACACGGCCCGGAGTCGTCTTCGGCAAATCGGATGCAACCGTCCCTGACTTGA